A window of the Macrobrachium rosenbergii isolate ZJJX-2024 chromosome 43, ASM4041242v1, whole genome shotgun sequence genome harbors these coding sequences:
- the LOC136828551 gene encoding uncharacterized protein produces the protein MPNNWLRSRKIQYPAHATRPELLKICRGNRPKPLYIVDNIIREWGHGVVRLPPAHPELNAIEQVWGCMKRQVRSSLQRFTRADLFARLEEARLAVTGETWPGAVRRSRYFEDDYWLSENIQDSIDPVIINIDSDEENDLFLESDDE, from the coding sequence ATGCCCAACAACTGGCTCAGGTCTCGAAAAATACAGTATCCAGCTCACGCAACACGCCCTGAGCTTCTAAAGATATGCAGGGGCAACCGGCCGAAACCACTTTACATTGTGGATAATATAATCCGTGAATGGGGCCATGGAGTGGTTCGCTTGCCCCCTGCCCATCCTGAGCTCAACGCCAtcgagcaggtgtggggctgtATGAAACGACAGGTGCGCTCCTCGTTGCAGCGGTTTACCCGTGCTGATCTCTTTGCCAGGCTTGAAGAGGCCAGGCTTGCTGTAACAGGGGAGACGTGGCCTGGCGCTGTCAGGAGATCAAGATATTTTGAAGATGATTACTGgctttcagaaaatattcaagacagTATAGATCCGGTCATCATCAACATTGATAGTGACGAGGAAAACGATCTTTTCCTTGAGAGTGATGATGAGTAA